ACCACATAGGGAAGCGCCGTGAAGCCGCCATCCCCTGCCCGCCAAAAGGTGACTCGATCCGACGCGATTATCGCCCATACCGCCCCGTCGCCTGCCGCCATGGCTGCATCTTCCGCCGAAGGGCTCTCGCGGCCGTTGGGGTGCGAATGATAGTATCCCAGGACAGCCGGCCCGCCGTTGCGGGCATCGCGATGGGCGTCGACGAGCTGTTGCGGGTCGATCTCGAAGTGGCGTTCGGGCTGCGGGTGAACGTTGGTCGCCAGACGGACTTCGGTGATCCGTCCGCCTTCTCCCAGCAACACGCCGCAGCATTCGCGCGGATGCGCCGAGGCTGCCTGC
This DNA window, taken from Qipengyuania seohaensis, encodes the following:
- a CDS encoding Mov34/MPN/PAD-1 family protein; this encodes MMLELSSRLVEAMVSQAASAHPRECCGVLLGEGGRITEVRLATNVHPQPERHFEIDPQQLVDAHRDARNGGPAVLGYYHSHPNGRESPSAEDAAMAAGDGAVWAIIASDRVTFWRAGDGGFTALPYVVRER